The Vicinamibacterales bacterium genome has a segment encoding these proteins:
- a CDS encoding aminotransferase class I/II-fold pyridoxal phosphate-dependent enzyme, translated as MRWAKTRPRVTYDLASSGLVPVTTEELVGNLAAKELFALSGPNDEGFAPLRQAIAFRYGLTPDHVTIASGASGANFQALLALLEPGDDALIETPGYDPLMAAARAAGANVVPFERSWQKGFALDPYVVRTALTPATRLIVISNAHNPSGAIATRDALEQVGVMADAIGAMVLVDEVYAEAQHTDAPPPIPAARYHGPFVTTSSLTKAYGLAGLRCGWILASPDVSARIRTVRDIIDGSGAFVAEALSVAAFAAIDRLRARARKILAENLSSVRQMAESHPRLEWLEPHAGTTAFPRVRGVADTRPLVDLLVREYDTIVVPGHFFQAPQHIRIAFGGRAEMVTEALQRLDRALRGSQIS; from the coding sequence ATGCGCTGGGCCAAGACCCGCCCGCGTGTCACCTACGACCTGGCCTCGAGTGGCCTGGTGCCGGTAACGACCGAGGAACTGGTCGGCAACCTCGCGGCGAAAGAGCTGTTTGCTCTCTCCGGCCCCAACGACGAGGGCTTCGCGCCCCTGCGCCAGGCCATCGCGTTCCGATATGGCCTGACGCCGGACCACGTCACCATTGCGAGCGGGGCTTCCGGCGCGAACTTCCAGGCGTTGCTGGCGCTGCTCGAGCCGGGAGACGATGCGCTGATCGAGACGCCGGGATACGACCCGCTGATGGCCGCGGCGCGTGCAGCCGGCGCCAACGTGGTGCCGTTCGAGCGCAGCTGGCAAAAGGGATTCGCGCTGGATCCGTACGTGGTCCGCACGGCGCTGACCCCGGCGACCAGGCTGATCGTGATCTCGAACGCGCACAATCCCAGCGGCGCCATCGCGACGCGCGATGCGCTCGAGCAGGTCGGGGTGATGGCCGACGCCATCGGCGCGATGGTGCTGGTGGACGAGGTCTACGCGGAGGCCCAGCACACCGACGCCCCTCCGCCGATTCCGGCCGCGCGCTACCACGGGCCGTTCGTCACCACGAGCAGCCTGACCAAGGCCTACGGCCTGGCAGGTTTGCGGTGCGGCTGGATCCTGGCATCCCCTGACGTGTCGGCGCGCATCCGGACGGTGCGCGACATCATCGATGGGTCCGGCGCGTTCGTCGCGGAGGCGCTGTCGGTGGCGGCGTTCGCGGCGATCGATCGCCTGCGCGCCCGGGCGAGGAAGATCCTGGCCGAGAACCTGTCGAGCGTGCGGCAGATGGCGGAGTCGCATCCCCGGCTCGAGTGGCTCGAGCCGCACGCGGGCACCACCGCGTTTCCCCGCGTGCGCGGCGTCGCCGACACGCGGCCGTTGGTCGACCTGCTCGTGCGCGAGTACGACACCATCGTGGTGCCCGGCCACTTCTTCCAGGCCCCGCAGCACATTCGCATCGCCTTCGGGGGGCGCGCCGAGATGGTGACGGAGGCGCTGCAGCGGCTGGATCGCGCCCTGCGCGGGTCGCAGATTTCGTGA
- a CDS encoding amino acid permease, whose protein sequence is MSQPFKRALGPFDAVMIVIGGIIGSGIFINPYIVAQRLDSSALVIGAWVAGAAIALIGALAYAELGAMSPAAGGQYVYLRDAYHPLIAFLYGWALLFMIESGAMAAVAMTFAEYAVRLVSDQPQAAALIGPGGVRAVAIGAIVFLSIINYLGVVPGSRLLNVFVVLKVAALTVLIVAGLVFSGVVDAAQQVAAPGSEGSLTAFGAALIPIVFAYGGWQNANYVAEEIKDPKRILPICLLLGTAIVALVYVTINIAYLKALGLGGLAATTTPASDSARLLFGAAGDRFVTAAIAISTFGFLNLCVLAPTRVYYAMAADGAFFPQVARLHPRYQTPSLAIGLQSTWAIALTLTGTYGQLLDYVVFADWIFFGLTVASVFVFRRTMPDAPRPFRTWGYPVTPALFVLAAIAIVYSVIRVSPLQSAIGAALMVAGVPAFYYWKRISSRTA, encoded by the coding sequence GTGTCTCAGCCGTTCAAGCGCGCGCTCGGGCCGTTCGATGCCGTGATGATCGTCATCGGCGGCATCATCGGCTCCGGCATCTTCATCAATCCGTACATCGTCGCGCAGCGGCTCGACTCCTCCGCCCTCGTGATTGGCGCCTGGGTGGCCGGTGCCGCCATTGCGCTGATCGGCGCGCTCGCCTACGCCGAACTCGGCGCCATGTCGCCGGCGGCCGGAGGGCAATACGTCTACCTGCGCGACGCGTATCACCCGCTGATCGCCTTTCTCTACGGATGGGCGCTGCTGTTCATGATCGAGAGCGGCGCGATGGCGGCGGTGGCCATGACTTTCGCGGAATACGCGGTGCGATTGGTGTCTGACCAGCCGCAGGCCGCCGCGCTGATTGGGCCGGGGGGCGTGCGGGCCGTGGCGATTGGCGCCATCGTCTTCCTGTCGATCATCAACTACCTCGGCGTCGTCCCCGGCAGCCGCCTGCTCAACGTCTTCGTGGTGCTGAAGGTCGCGGCGCTGACGGTGCTGATCGTGGCGGGCCTCGTGTTCAGCGGGGTCGTTGACGCGGCGCAGCAGGTGGCCGCCCCCGGCTCCGAAGGGAGCCTCACGGCGTTTGGCGCGGCGCTCATTCCCATCGTGTTCGCCTACGGCGGATGGCAGAACGCGAACTACGTCGCCGAAGAGATCAAGGACCCGAAACGCATCCTGCCGATCTGCCTGCTGCTGGGCACGGCCATCGTCGCGCTCGTCTACGTCACGATCAACATCGCGTATCTGAAGGCGCTTGGCCTGGGCGGATTGGCGGCGACCACCACGCCGGCGTCCGATTCGGCGCGGCTGCTGTTCGGGGCGGCCGGCGACCGCTTCGTGACCGCGGCCATCGCGATCTCGACGTTTGGCTTCCTGAACCTGTGCGTGCTGGCGCCGACGCGCGTCTACTACGCCATGGCGGCTGACGGCGCGTTCTTCCCGCAGGTGGCCCGCCTCCATCCGCGCTACCAGACGCCCTCGCTGGCCATCGGGCTGCAATCCACCTGGGCGATCGCGCTCACGCTGACCGGAACCTACGGGCAACTGCTCGACTACGTCGTGTTCGCGGATTGGATCTTCTTCGGCCTCACGGTCGCCTCGGTGTTCGTGTTCAGGCGAACCATGCCGGACGCGCCGCGGCCGTTCCGCACGTGGGGCTACCCCGTGACGCCGGCACTGTTCGTGCTCGCGGCCATCGCCATCGTCTACAGCGTGATCCGGGTCAGCCCGCTCCAGTCCGCGATCGGCGCGGCCCTGATGGTGGCGGGAGTGCCGGCGTTCTACTATTGGAAGAGGATCTCGTCGCGGACCGCCTGA